A single window of Rhizobium sp. SL42 DNA harbors:
- a CDS encoding ABC transporter substrate-binding protein — translation MSYRRLAASTAGFLVSALFASSALAYPVTVKSCNRDVTFEAAPSRAVSNDVNLTEMMLALKLQDHMAGYTGVSGWKTLDEKIRQGVKELPELSPKYPTKEVLLNADADFYFAGWNYGMKVGGEVTPETLDAFKIKVYELTESCIHIMAKDKPTMNDMFVDLVNLGKIFGVEDRANELVAGYESSLAEIRNRIGEVKEPVRVFVYDSGTEKPFTSGRYGIPTAMIEAAGGVNIMDDVEKSWTEISWEPVIERNPQVIVIVNYGDVTADQKIAFMKENPAFKNLDAVKQNRFVVLEYVEATPGPRNIDGIGRLADVLHPRNM, via the coding sequence ATGTCTTACCGACGCTTGGCCGCATCCACCGCAGGTTTCCTCGTTTCCGCCCTGTTCGCCAGTTCGGCGCTTGCCTATCCGGTGACCGTCAAGAGTTGCAACCGCGATGTCACATTCGAGGCCGCACCAAGCCGTGCAGTTTCCAACGACGTCAATCTGACCGAGATGATGCTGGCATTGAAGCTTCAGGACCACATGGCTGGCTACACCGGCGTCTCCGGCTGGAAGACCCTGGACGAAAAAATCAGGCAGGGCGTCAAGGAGCTACCCGAACTGTCACCCAAATATCCGACCAAGGAGGTGTTGTTGAATGCCGACGCCGACTTCTATTTCGCCGGTTGGAATTACGGCATGAAAGTGGGCGGCGAAGTTACCCCGGAGACGCTCGATGCCTTCAAGATCAAGGTTTACGAACTGACGGAATCCTGCATTCACATCATGGCAAAGGACAAGCCGACGATGAACGATATGTTTGTCGATCTCGTCAATCTCGGCAAGATCTTCGGCGTCGAAGATCGCGCCAATGAGCTTGTAGCCGGCTATGAAAGTAGCTTGGCCGAGATCCGAAACCGTATCGGCGAGGTGAAGGAGCCGGTCCGCGTCTTCGTCTATGATTCAGGCACGGAGAAGCCGTTCACCTCCGGCCGGTACGGAATTCCCACTGCGATGATCGAGGCCGCCGGCGGCGTCAACATTATGGATGATGTTGAGAAAAGCTGGACGGAAATCTCATGGGAGCCGGTCATCGAACGCAATCCGCAAGTGATCGTCATCGTCAACTATGGCGATGTGACGGCCGATCAGAAGATTGCCTTCATGAAGGAAAACCCGGCCTTCAAAAATCTCGATGCGGTGAAGCAGAACCGTTTCGTGGTTCTGGAATACGTCGAGGCGACACCGGGACCGCGGAATATCGATGGCATCGGCCGACTGGCTGATGTGCTGCATCCCCGCAATATGTAG
- a CDS encoding ABC transporter ATP-binding protein has protein sequence MLELKNISKMAGGDYHIYPTDLTLQRGSLNVLLGPTLSGKTSLMRLMAGLDKPTSGTIHVDGVDVTGQPVQQRNVAMVYQQFINYPALTVYENIASPMRIAGKDAATIDREVHKASDLLRLTPYLQRTPLSLSGGQQQRTALARALVKKATLVLLDEPLANLDYKLREELREELPKIFAQSGAIFVYATTEPSEALLLGGNTATLSEGRVTQFGETIAIYRQPVDLLTAKTFADPPLNTLSLVKSGQQFLLAGRHVLDVPAHLAAIADGPVTVAFHPHHLSLSANSHAAKPLRARTLVSEIAGSESFIHVEFAGARWVILAHGIHDIDPDKEIDVYIDTRHLMAFDAQGRSLLAHASMAA, from the coding sequence ATGTTGGAACTGAAGAACATCTCGAAAATGGCGGGTGGTGATTACCACATTTACCCGACCGACCTGACGTTGCAGCGGGGCTCGCTGAACGTGCTGCTCGGGCCGACGCTTTCGGGCAAGACATCCCTGATGCGGCTGATGGCCGGGCTGGACAAGCCGACATCCGGGACGATCCATGTCGACGGTGTCGATGTGACAGGTCAGCCTGTGCAGCAGCGCAATGTCGCTATGGTGTACCAGCAATTCATCAATTATCCGGCCCTGACGGTGTATGAAAACATCGCCTCGCCGATGCGCATTGCCGGCAAGGATGCCGCCACCATAGACCGCGAGGTCCACAAGGCATCGGACCTTCTGAGGCTGACGCCCTATCTTCAACGCACGCCACTCAGCCTTTCCGGTGGCCAGCAGCAGCGGACGGCGCTCGCCCGCGCCCTCGTGAAGAAGGCGACACTCGTGCTGCTCGACGAGCCTCTGGCCAACCTGGACTACAAGCTCCGTGAGGAGTTGCGCGAAGAACTTCCCAAGATCTTTGCCCAATCCGGTGCGATCTTCGTTTATGCGACCACCGAACCTTCGGAGGCTTTGCTGCTGGGTGGCAATACGGCAACCCTGAGCGAAGGGCGTGTCACACAGTTTGGCGAGACCATCGCAATCTATCGACAGCCGGTCGATCTTTTGACGGCAAAGACCTTCGCCGACCCGCCGCTGAATACCCTGTCTCTGGTGAAATCGGGTCAGCAGTTCCTGCTGGCAGGCCGTCATGTGCTGGACGTTCCAGCGCATCTTGCAGCGATTGCCGATGGGCCGGTCACGGTCGCCTTCCACCCGCATCATCTGTCTCTTTCTGCAAATTCCCATGCCGCGAAGCCCTTGCGGGCCAGGACCCTGGTGTCGGAAATCGCCGGATCGGAAAGCTTCATCCACGTCGAATTTGCCGGTGCGCGCTGGGTCATCCTGGCGCATGGCATTCACGACATCGATCCGGACAAGGAAATCGATGTCTATATCGACACCCGTCACCTGATGGCGTTCGACGCGCAAGGCCGCTCCTTGCTCGCCCATGCCAGCATGGCCGCGTGA
- a CDS encoding ABC transporter substrate-binding protein has protein sequence MTLKTILLGACSALALAGMASAETLTIATVNNGDMIRMQGLTSEFTAKNPDIQVEWVTLEENVLRERVTTDIATKGGQYDIMTIGTYEVPIWAKQGWLLPLDNLGADYDVDDLLPAIRSGLTGDDNKLYAAPFYGESSMVMYRRDLMEKAGLTMPDAPTWEFIGEAARKMTDREAGINGICLRGKAGWGENMAFLTATSNAFGARWFDENWKPQFDQPEWKNTLDMYVKLMNDAGPQGASSNGFNENLALFQQGKCGMWIDATVAASFVTNPKDSTVADKVGFALAPDTGLGKRGNWLWAWNLAIPAGSQKTASAEKFIAWATGKEYANLVASKEGWANVPPGTRTSLYENAEYQKAAPFAKMTLDSINAADPKNPTVKPVPYVGVQFVAIPEFQGLGTTVGQLFSAALAGQMSVDDALAQAQQVTEREMTRGGYIK, from the coding sequence ATGACATTGAAGACGATTTTGCTGGGCGCATGCTCAGCTCTCGCCCTTGCGGGCATGGCATCTGCCGAAACCCTCACCATTGCGACCGTGAACAATGGCGACATGATCCGCATGCAGGGTCTGACGTCCGAATTCACCGCGAAGAACCCCGACATCCAGGTCGAATGGGTCACGCTGGAAGAAAATGTCCTGCGCGAGCGTGTCACAACCGACATCGCCACCAAGGGCGGCCAGTACGACATCATGACCATCGGCACTTACGAAGTTCCGATCTGGGCAAAGCAGGGCTGGCTCCTGCCACTCGACAATCTCGGCGCTGACTATGACGTCGACGATCTGCTGCCAGCCATCCGTTCCGGTCTCACCGGCGACGACAACAAGCTCTATGCCGCACCGTTCTACGGCGAAAGCTCCATGGTCATGTATCGTCGCGACCTGATGGAAAAGGCCGGCTTGACCATGCCGGACGCGCCGACCTGGGAATTCATCGGCGAGGCAGCTCGCAAGATGACCGACCGCGAAGCCGGCATCAACGGGATTTGCCTTCGCGGCAAGGCCGGCTGGGGCGAGAACATGGCGTTCCTGACGGCAACGTCGAATGCTTTCGGCGCACGCTGGTTCGACGAGAACTGGAAGCCACAGTTCGACCAGCCGGAATGGAAAAACACGCTCGACATGTATGTGAAGCTGATGAACGACGCTGGCCCGCAGGGCGCTTCGTCGAACGGCTTCAACGAAAACCTGGCGCTTTTCCAGCAGGGCAAGTGCGGCATGTGGATTGACGCCACTGTCGCTGCCTCGTTCGTGACCAACCCGAAGGACTCGACGGTTGCCGACAAGGTCGGCTTCGCCTTGGCACCGGATACGGGTCTCGGCAAGCGCGGCAACTGGCTGTGGGCATGGAACCTTGCCATTCCGGCCGGTTCACAGAAGACCGCTTCTGCCGAAAAGTTCATTGCCTGGGCCACCGGCAAGGAATACGCGAACCTCGTCGCTTCCAAGGAAGGCTGGGCCAACGTTCCTCCGGGCACGCGCACCTCTCTCTACGAAAATGCCGAATATCAAAAGGCGGCTCCGTTCGCGAAGATGACGCTCGACAGCATCAACGCGGCTGATCCGAAGAACCCGACCGTCAAGCCGGTGCCTTATGTCGGCGTGCAGTTCGTCGCCATTCCCGAATTCCAGGGTCTTGGCACCACCGTCGGCCAGCTGTTCTCCGCAGCGCTTGCAGGCCAGATGTCGGTCGATGATGCTCTCGCACAGGCCCAGCAGGTCACCGAGCGCGAAATGACCCGCGGCGGTTACATCAAGTAA
- a CDS encoding carbohydrate ABC transporter permease → MARAVSTQRKLAFTAVAWILAMVIFFPILYTIITSLKTETEAIQGFRLIPSFTLENFVTVQTQRDYFKPFMNSVILSVGSTILALLVAIPSAWAMAFSPTKRTKDILMWMLSTKMMPSVAVLVPIYLIFRDTSLLDTRIGLTIMLMLINLPIVIWMLYTYFREIPGEILEAARMDGASLWGEIVYVLTPMAVPGIASTMLLNIILAWNEAFWTIRLTTTNAAPLTAFIASFSSPQGLFWAKLSAASTLAIAPIVILGWFSQKQLVRGLTFGAVK, encoded by the coding sequence ATGGCACGCGCAGTCTCGACCCAACGCAAGCTCGCCTTCACGGCCGTCGCCTGGATTCTCGCGATGGTGATCTTCTTCCCGATCCTCTACACGATCATCACGTCGCTAAAGACCGAGACGGAGGCAATCCAGGGCTTCCGGCTGATCCCGTCTTTCACGCTGGAAAACTTTGTCACGGTGCAGACGCAGCGTGACTATTTCAAGCCATTCATGAATTCCGTGATCCTCTCGGTCGGTTCGACGATCTTGGCACTTCTCGTCGCGATCCCGTCGGCCTGGGCCATGGCCTTTTCACCAACCAAGCGCACCAAGGACATCCTCATGTGGATGTTGTCGACCAAGATGATGCCGTCGGTCGCCGTGCTCGTGCCGATCTACCTGATCTTCCGCGACACCTCGCTGCTCGACACGCGCATCGGCCTCACCATCATGCTGATGCTGATCAACCTGCCGATCGTCATCTGGATGCTCTACACCTACTTCCGCGAGATCCCCGGTGAGATCCTCGAGGCCGCACGCATGGACGGTGCATCGCTTTGGGGCGAAATCGTTTACGTCCTCACGCCGATGGCGGTGCCCGGAATTGCCTCCACCATGCTGCTCAACATCATCCTCGCATGGAATGAGGCTTTCTGGACGATCCGTCTGACGACGACGAATGCGGCGCCACTGACAGCGTTCATCGCCTCCTTCTCCTCTCCACAAGGGCTTTTCTGGGCCAAATTGTCCGCCGCCTCGACACTGGCCATCGCCCCGATCGTGATCCTTGGCTGGTTCAGCCAGAAACAGCTTGTCCGCGGCTTGACCTTCGGCGCCGTCAAATAA
- a CDS encoding DUF1636 family protein, whose product MAPAKQHTVTVCTDCRITGTACRPGLKLLAHLNACLSKMDASANRDFAVEGTVCMAGCWRPCTIAFQASGKATYLFGDIEPDADIEALVEFAKLYGERPDGMTREAERPRGLGGKVLARIPASVLVSERSGERLQ is encoded by the coding sequence ATGGCGCCTGCGAAACAACACACGGTAACCGTTTGTACGGATTGCCGAATCACCGGCACGGCTTGCCGGCCCGGACTGAAGCTCCTCGCTCACCTGAATGCGTGTCTGTCAAAGATGGATGCGTCTGCCAATCGTGACTTTGCGGTTGAAGGCACGGTCTGCATGGCGGGCTGCTGGAGACCTTGCACCATCGCTTTCCAGGCAAGCGGCAAGGCCACTTATCTGTTCGGTGATATAGAGCCTGATGCCGATATCGAAGCGTTGGTGGAATTCGCCAAACTTTACGGCGAACGGCCCGACGGCATGACCCGGGAGGCAGAGCGTCCCCGCGGGCTCGGCGGCAAGGTTCTTGCGCGCATCCCGGCCTCCGTTCTTGTCTCTGAACGGTCTGGGGAGCGTCTCCAGTGA
- a CDS encoding DeoR/GlpR family DNA-binding transcription regulator, with protein MIFSARQAEIMAIAKEQGRVLVDELAARFAVTPQTIRKDLNDLCDTRALNRIHGGAVFPNGNENVKYEARRSMAAIEKQAIGRAAAALIPDNSSLFINIGTTTEAVGEALVDHKELMVITNNINVANRLRVYPSIEVVIAGGVVRGADGGIVGEAAVDFIRQFKVDFAVIGVSAIDEDGALLDFDFREVKVAQAIIANARHVVLVSDASKFERTAPVRIGHISQVHTFITDHCPSQNVRAICLDREVQLIETTPSDIDLEQSN; from the coding sequence ATGATTTTTTCTGCACGCCAGGCTGAAATCATGGCAATTGCGAAGGAGCAGGGCCGCGTCCTGGTCGATGAGCTCGCCGCGCGTTTTGCCGTCACGCCGCAGACCATCCGCAAGGATCTAAACGATCTTTGTGACACGAGAGCGCTCAACCGCATTCACGGTGGCGCCGTTTTTCCCAATGGAAATGAAAACGTTAAGTACGAGGCGCGCCGCTCCATGGCGGCGATCGAAAAGCAGGCGATCGGCCGGGCAGCGGCTGCACTCATCCCGGACAATTCCTCCCTATTCATCAATATCGGCACCACGACAGAGGCCGTCGGGGAGGCGCTTGTTGACCACAAGGAACTGATGGTAATCACAAATAACATCAATGTGGCCAATCGGTTGCGCGTTTATCCCTCGATCGAGGTCGTCATCGCAGGCGGTGTTGTCCGTGGTGCCGATGGGGGCATCGTCGGTGAGGCAGCGGTCGACTTCATCCGCCAGTTCAAGGTCGATTTTGCGGTCATCGGTGTTTCGGCCATCGATGAGGATGGCGCGCTGCTGGATTTCGATTTTCGCGAAGTGAAGGTTGCGCAGGCCATCATCGCCAATGCCCGCCATGTCGTCCTTGTTTCCGATGCCTCCAAGTTCGAACGCACGGCACCCGTCCGGATCGGCCATATATCACAGGTTCACACCTTTATCACCGATCATTGTCCCTCCCAGAACGTCCGGGCTATCTGCCTGGACAGGGAGGTGCAACTGATCGAGACGACCCCGTCGGACATTGACCTTGAACAATCGAATTAA
- the glpD gene encoding glycerol-3-phosphate dehydrogenase: MTDEPIYDLFVIGGGINGCGIARDAAGRGYSVALAEMNDFASGTSSGATKLIHGGLRYLEHYEFRLVREALMEREVLWAMAPHVIWPLRFVLPFQKGGIRPAWLIRLGLFLYDHLGGRKLLPATKTLDLRHDQAGKPLKPIFSKAFEYSDGWVDDARMVVLNARDAQNRGARIFSRARVVSAHRESGVWVITTKAKGNGATTMHRARMLVNAAGPWVDQVLAGAVGRNNVHNVRLVQGSHIIVRKKFTDTRAYFFQNPDNRIIFAIPYEGDFTLIGTTDRDYTDDPKDVKISEEEINYLCNAASEYFREPVVPGDIVWSYSAVRPLFDDGASKAQEATRDYVLKLEMADDGSPLLNVFGGKLTTYRRLAEHALEKIGEAIGVRGNAWTANSRLPGGDFLVTGYDTLVQDLVRLYPFLDRRHAERLIRCYGTDAKTILGNAAKTEDLGRHFGGSLYECELRWLMENEWAVTAEDVLWRRTKQGLFLSPEEARGLEEYLGAVAAT, translated from the coding sequence ATGACGGACGAGCCTATCTACGATCTGTTTGTGATCGGTGGCGGCATCAATGGCTGCGGCATCGCCCGTGACGCTGCTGGCCGTGGCTATTCTGTGGCTCTTGCCGAAATGAACGATTTCGCCTCCGGTACCTCGTCCGGTGCGACCAAGCTGATTCATGGCGGTCTGCGTTACCTCGAACATTATGAATTTCGCCTGGTGCGCGAAGCGCTGATGGAGCGGGAAGTGCTCTGGGCAATGGCGCCGCATGTGATTTGGCCGCTCAGGTTTGTCCTGCCGTTTCAAAAGGGCGGCATTCGCCCGGCCTGGCTGATCCGTCTCGGCCTGTTTCTCTATGATCATCTTGGCGGTCGAAAGCTGCTTCCGGCAACGAAGACCCTGGATCTTCGCCACGATCAGGCAGGCAAGCCGTTGAAGCCGATCTTTTCCAAGGCCTTTGAATATTCCGACGGCTGGGTCGATGATGCGCGCATGGTCGTGCTGAACGCCCGTGATGCGCAAAATCGCGGCGCGAGGATTTTCAGTCGCGCCCGGGTGGTTTCTGCACATCGCGAGAGTGGTGTCTGGGTCATTACCACCAAGGCAAAGGGCAATGGAGCGACGACCATGCATCGCGCCCGCATGCTGGTAAACGCTGCAGGCCCCTGGGTTGACCAGGTTCTCGCCGGCGCCGTCGGTCGCAACAATGTGCACAATGTTCGCCTCGTGCAGGGCAGTCACATCATTGTTCGCAAGAAATTCACCGACACTCGCGCCTATTTCTTCCAGAACCCGGACAATCGCATCATTTTCGCGATACCGTATGAAGGCGACTTTACCCTGATCGGCACAACGGATCGTGACTACACCGATGATCCGAAGGATGTGAAGATCAGCGAGGAAGAGATAAACTATCTCTGCAATGCGGCGAGTGAGTATTTCAGGGAACCGGTCGTGCCGGGCGATATCGTCTGGAGCTATTCGGCCGTGCGTCCCCTGTTCGACGATGGTGCTTCCAAGGCGCAGGAAGCGACGCGCGACTACGTCTTGAAGCTCGAGATGGCAGACGACGGCTCGCCGCTGCTCAATGTATTTGGCGGCAAGCTGACGACCTATCGTCGTCTTGCCGAACATGCCTTGGAGAAAATCGGCGAAGCGATTGGCGTCAGGGGCAATGCCTGGACCGCAAACAGCCGGTTGCCGGGTGGCGATTTCCTTGTCACCGGTTATGACACGCTGGTGCAGGACCTTGTCCGTCTTTATCCGTTTCTTGACCGCCGTCACGCGGAACGCTTGATCCGTTGTTACGGTACGGATGCAAAAACAATTCTCGGAAATGCGGCCAAGACCGAGGATCTGGGCCGTCATTTCGGCGGAAGTCTCTACGAGTGCGAACTGCGCTGGTTGATGGAAAACGAGTGGGCGGTCACGGCCGAGGATGTGCTGTGGCGCCGAACGAAACAGGGGCTGTTCCTGTCGCCGGAAGAGGCGCGGGGACTGGAGGAATATCTGGGGGCCGTCGCGGCGACCTAG
- a CDS encoding sugar-binding transcriptional regulator codes for MAKRQEGQTRLDDAARAGWLYYVAGRTQDEIAVAMGISRQSAQRLVSLSVAEKLIKVRLDHPIAACLELGEAVKDKYGLRHVEIVPSDPASDSATVGVAEAGAAELERWLKQPDPLVIAMGTGRTLRAMVDQLSPMECPQHKIVSLTGNISPDGSAAYFNVIFSMADAVKARHFPMPLPVIVSSREERDLLHRQPLVAPTIELGKSSNAAFVGIGEMTLNAPLLLDGFLQRDEMEALLTAGATGEICGWIFGPDGRLLDDPVNERVASLAIPSRDTSTVIGMARGQRKHAAIRAAACGGHINGLITDEDAARYLLKN; via the coding sequence ATGGCAAAGCGACAAGAAGGTCAAACTCGGCTCGATGATGCGGCAAGAGCAGGCTGGCTGTATTATGTCGCCGGTCGAACCCAGGACGAGATCGCGGTTGCAATGGGCATCTCGCGCCAGAGCGCGCAAAGGCTCGTGTCCCTGTCGGTTGCCGAGAAGCTGATCAAGGTACGGCTCGACCATCCGATTGCCGCCTGCCTGGAACTCGGAGAGGCGGTCAAAGACAAATACGGTCTCAGGCATGTCGAAATCGTCCCCAGTGATCCGGCCTCCGATTCGGCAACGGTTGGCGTGGCGGAGGCCGGCGCCGCCGAACTGGAACGATGGCTGAAACAGCCCGACCCGCTGGTTATCGCCATGGGAACGGGACGTACGCTACGTGCCATGGTCGATCAGCTCTCGCCCATGGAATGTCCGCAGCACAAGATTGTCTCGCTGACCGGCAATATCAGTCCGGACGGATCGGCCGCCTATTTCAACGTCATCTTTTCGATGGCAGATGCGGTCAAGGCCCGACATTTCCCCATGCCGCTCCCGGTTATCGTATCTTCGCGAGAAGAGCGCGATCTTCTGCATCGCCAGCCGCTGGTCGCCCCGACGATCGAACTTGGCAAATCATCCAACGCCGCCTTCGTCGGTATCGGCGAGATGACGCTCAATGCACCGCTCCTGCTGGACGGCTTTCTGCAGCGAGACGAGATGGAGGCACTGCTGACGGCAGGCGCGACTGGTGAAATCTGTGGCTGGATCTTTGGGCCGGATGGCCGTCTGCTTGACGACCCGGTCAACGAGCGAGTGGCAAGCCTTGCCATTCCCTCGCGTGACACCTCGACCGTCATCGGCATGGCACGCGGCCAACGCAAACATGCCGCCATCCGCGCTGCGGCATGCGGCGGGCATATAAATGGGCTGATTACCGACGAAGACGCGGCCCGTTATCTGCTGAAGAATTGA
- a CDS encoding FecCD family ABC transporter permease yields MTGSRMLIWAVLAVAAMGLCLTAGVSFGAAPIPFTTVWSIVANKLHPGIVEATWSPGRESIVWDVRFPRVILAGLVGAGLAVVGAVLQAVTRNPLADPHLLGVSSGGALGAIVALLHTGLIFGLVTVPLFAFIGALCATLAVMAVTRYSGAAADRLVLSGVAVAFVATALGNLTIFLGDPRAAHTVVFWMLGGLGLAQWSHLLYPALALALSLGWLMLRAREINALAMGDETAATLGIPVARFRAQLFVITALLTGVMVAFSGAIGFVGLLIPHVVRLVGGGDNVRVIPLSAFVGAIVLILADIAARVAMAPEDMPIGVVTGLVGGVAFIVLLRRR; encoded by the coding sequence ATGACGGGTAGCAGGATGTTGATATGGGCGGTGCTTGCCGTCGCGGCGATGGGCTTGTGCCTGACGGCCGGTGTATCCTTCGGAGCCGCACCCATCCCGTTCACCACGGTCTGGTCGATTGTCGCCAACAAGCTTCATCCCGGCATCGTCGAGGCGACTTGGTCGCCCGGCCGCGAAAGTATTGTCTGGGATGTGCGCTTCCCACGCGTGATCCTTGCTGGTCTCGTCGGCGCGGGTCTGGCCGTCGTTGGTGCTGTCCTCCAGGCGGTTACGCGCAATCCATTGGCAGACCCACATTTGCTCGGCGTCTCCTCGGGCGGCGCGCTGGGGGCGATCGTTGCCCTGCTGCATACAGGACTGATCTTCGGGCTCGTCACCGTACCACTGTTTGCCTTCATCGGTGCGCTCTGCGCAACGCTGGCTGTCATGGCGGTCACCCGCTATTCGGGGGCTGCTGCCGACCGGCTTGTGCTCTCGGGTGTCGCGGTCGCCTTTGTCGCGACCGCGCTCGGCAACCTCACAATTTTCCTCGGCGATCCGCGCGCGGCGCATACCGTGGTTTTCTGGATGTTGGGTGGGTTGGGCCTCGCGCAGTGGTCACACCTGCTTTATCCCGCGCTGGCGCTTGCTCTGTCTCTGGGCTGGCTGATGCTGCGAGCGCGCGAAATCAATGCGCTCGCCATGGGAGACGAGACTGCGGCAACTCTGGGCATACCCGTCGCGCGGTTTCGGGCGCAACTGTTCGTCATCACGGCGCTTCTGACAGGTGTCATGGTGGCCTTTTCTGGCGCTATCGGCTTTGTCGGGCTGCTGATCCCCCATGTCGTCCGCCTGGTTGGAGGCGGCGACAATGTTCGCGTCATTCCACTGTCCGCTTTTGTCGGCGCGATCGTGCTGATCCTTGCCGATATCGCCGCCCGCGTCGCCATGGCTCCGGAAGACATGCCGATCGGCGTTGTTACCGGCCTGGTGGGCGGTGTTGCGTTCATCGTTTTACTACGTCGCCGATAG
- a CDS encoding ABC transporter ATP-binding protein, whose amino-acid sequence MSCDATGTSITVSNLGWGPKPGHFLVRGVNFALDAGDRLAIIGPNGAGKTSLLRCLYRGVSPREGKVEVGGEDIWQIGSRQVARRIAVVLQEMPADFPFSVRDVVLMGRIPWREGLTGWTDEDRQEVAHALEHLNLRHLAARQFSTLSGGEKQRVLVARALTQKPEIIILDEPTNHLDIRHQLEILNLLRTLKLTIITTLHDINLAGDFATHVALMRDGRMTAFGTPDNVLTSHAVSATFGVAATAHPVPGNGTARFSFSLETV is encoded by the coding sequence GTGAGCTGCGATGCGACCGGTACATCAATCACCGTCTCCAATCTCGGCTGGGGGCCGAAACCGGGCCACTTTCTCGTGCGAGGGGTCAATTTCGCCCTGGATGCCGGAGATCGGCTTGCGATCATAGGTCCGAATGGAGCTGGAAAGACGTCGCTTTTGCGCTGCCTGTATCGTGGCGTCTCACCGCGGGAGGGAAAGGTCGAGGTCGGCGGTGAAGACATCTGGCAAATCGGTTCCCGGCAGGTTGCGCGCCGGATTGCGGTGGTGCTCCAGGAGATGCCGGCAGACTTTCCATTCAGCGTTCGCGACGTGGTGTTGATGGGGCGTATTCCCTGGCGCGAAGGCCTGACCGGCTGGACCGACGAGGATCGCCAGGAGGTTGCCCATGCGCTTGAACACCTGAATCTCAGGCATCTTGCCGCGCGCCAGTTTTCCACCCTGTCGGGAGGCGAGAAGCAGCGCGTGCTGGTTGCCCGCGCTCTCACCCAGAAGCCCGAGATCATCATTCTCGATGAGCCGACCAACCATCTCGACATCCGTCATCAGCTCGAGATTCTCAATCTGTTGCGCACGCTCAAGCTCACCATCATCACCACGCTGCACGACATCAACCTGGCCGGTGATTTCGCAACGCATGTTGCGCTGATGCGCGATGGCCGCATGACCGCGTTCGGAACGCCGGACAATGTTCTGACATCCCATGCCGTGTCGGCCACTTTCGGCGTGGCGGCCACGGCCCATCCGGTGCCGGGTAACGGAACGGCACGCTTCTCGTTTTCACTCGAAACAGTCTGA
- a CDS encoding carbohydrate ABC transporter permease has translation MATHNTRTLSRLMMAPSVGLLLVWMIVPLAMTLWFSFQNYNLLNPGNVSFAGLFNYKYFYTDPAFFQSIWNTLLIVGGVLLITVVGGIAIALLLDQPMFGQGVVRILIISPFFVMPPVAALVWKNMIMHPGYGVLADINRAIGLQPVDWFAQYPLFSIIVIVAWQWLPFATLILLTALQSLDGEQKEAAEMDGAGFINQFIYLTLPHLARAITVVILIQTIFLLGVYAEILVTTNGGPGYASTNLPFLIYRTALLGYDVGGASAGGIIAVILANIVAFFLMRAVGKNLDR, from the coding sequence ATGGCTACGCACAACACACGGACGCTGTCGCGTCTCATGATGGCGCCGTCCGTCGGTCTTCTTCTGGTCTGGATGATCGTTCCGCTGGCAATGACGCTGTGGTTCTCGTTCCAGAACTACAATCTGCTCAATCCGGGCAATGTCAGCTTCGCCGGACTGTTCAACTATAAATATTTCTATACCGATCCGGCCTTCTTCCAGTCGATCTGGAACACACTGCTGATCGTCGGTGGCGTTCTGTTGATCACCGTGGTCGGCGGGATTGCCATCGCCTTGCTGCTCGACCAGCCGATGTTCGGCCAAGGCGTAGTTCGCATTCTGATCATTTCGCCCTTTTTCGTCATGCCGCCGGTTGCCGCGCTGGTGTGGAAAAACATGATCATGCATCCCGGGTACGGCGTTCTGGCCGATATCAACAGGGCAATTGGCCTGCAGCCCGTCGACTGGTTCGCACAATATCCGTTGTTCTCGATCATCGTCATCGTCGCCTGGCAATGGCTTCCGTTTGCAACGCTCATCCTCCTGACTGCGCTGCAATCGCTTGACGGCGAACAGAAGGAAGCCGCCGAAATGGACGGGGCCGGCTTCATCAACCAGTTCATCTACCTGACCTTGCCGCATCTGGCGCGTGCGATCACCGTGGTTATCCTGATCCAGACGATCTTCCTGCTCGGTGTCTATGCAGAAATCCTCGTCACCACCAATGGTGGCCCGGGTTACGCCTCCACCAACCTGCCGTTCCTGATCTACCGCACCGCCCTGCTCGGCTACGACGTCGGCGGCGCATCGGCGGGCGGCATCATCGCAGTCATCCTCGCCAATATCGTCGCCTTCTTCCTGATGCGCGCCGTCGGCAAGAACCTCGACCGGTAA